A window from Malassezia japonica chromosome 1, complete sequence encodes these proteins:
- the PDK1 gene encoding non-specific serine/threonine protein kinase (COG:T; EggNog:ENOG503NWKX), whose protein sequence is MGRPHMQKTLSQERGVTDEPVASSPRPSQGAASASHSSSSSGRPRGATHSSESSGHSSGLERTQSNSSTSSANSTSSIEAVPFRAPPRGNVRGYGSQHTISPDADALSWPHRDSLPEQPEWSLDTHNETRSTQSYDPEQGNEPSQGTPMAYTKSLPLRPSSGSSTTPRMKHLVKPANDTWIFRNGPGLSSSRRSPMLVPTNELEPEPQPQRKRTPLDTSRPAPPIDYNTMMSTVTSAPMVVAKRFSRPSSRTSYRSRHAESTLSRNSDVQRTPDAPPKMLEGDETSLASGSSVTSIAVPQPPPAAGRPTPAEIVRMEAQAGTARVPNTPGMPSEAEERGQWRARTQDWVQNLRLPPSPDGPAPEESVVDRVRPLPSGSRRDTNSSRLSDWTMDATRVRSSNRSSSSTLMPRSPSPDHRTSMPSYDPVSPRTRPTPQGLAPHLAAHSETTPPVLMPSISAQMGHHGYLVPTTEVLNPGLIGRPLGNEPLLTAEASGVRPMHAATTLPVPRPPIRERASPSNDTVVPRTKSPAPSRRRTPSDFIFGEVLGEGSYSTVIKAWDLNDIPETQRAALQRRPSALEAAAGHDGAAALPGGVSARAYAVKVLDKVHILKEKKQKYVRVEKEALSLLLHRRGVVTLYHTFQDRESLYFVLELAPNGEFLHYLQRLGSLDMASASFYAAQLADAIAGIHEAGVIHRDIKPENMLLDANMRILVTDFGSAKILGKLDSAPGSIASSTVSIAPTEASDNSQNSRGSFVGTAEYVSPELLGEKTVGIPSDWWAFGCVLYQMLAGHSPFKAANEYQTFQRILHRRLSYPPRFPDVAIELIDQLLSLDPDERPGAKKVKGSAFFAQTDFRTIWTDPVPEMKQGIVAKNPGTGRSFSDGLKELESSFNAFQAHDASSPPSSHPTRDSTLSPSGATGDESSVSSSDEARSFSPQAERRTALMPPIRSATSAVPERSQNAQDSSFMAEMYDDLMLPNEVVSYSSPIVLKRTGAGGMFSKRCQLLLTSYPRLLCVRESTRTLKVLCEVILRPVPPNVTDDQRGGGVYAALERTTSQRSATTRQRRSHSLRSQPSLPAMSFQSMNALSRGLSRMGANRTASDAYSRYPSSGTPSSVASQSETNMPASLGRSPSGREDALRLPLANESKYDNWLLSVETKAPRSFIVNTHTPAPVLFAGSTAVAQPMALMARGGQCSGGGQVLQEIEQAILAVLPMLSPILTALGAPEVTPILGLVLKVLESLHLFC, encoded by the exons ATGGGCAGGCCGCACATGCAAAAGACACTGtcgcaggagcgcggcgttaccgacgagccggtcgcatcgtcgccgcggccgtcgcaaggggcggcgagcgcctcgcactcgtcctcgtcctcggggCGCCCCCgtggcgcgacgcacagcTCCGAGTCGAGCGGACACAGCTCGGGTCTCGAGCGGACGCAGTCCAACagcagcacgtcgtcggcgaaCAGCACAAGCAGTATCGAGGCAGTGCCGTTCCGCGCACCGCCCCGTGGCAACGTACGCGGCTACGGCAGCCAGCACACCATCTCCCcagacgccgacgcgctctcgTGGCCGCATCGCGACTCGCTGCCGGAGCAGCCGGAATGGTCGCTGGACACACACAACGAGACACGCTCCACGCAGAGCTACGATCCGGAGCAGGGCAACGAACCGTCGCAGGGCACGCCGATGGCCTATACCAAATCCCTCccgctgcgcccgagctcggGATCctccacgacgccgcgcatgaAGCACCTCGTAAAGCCCGCCAACGATACGTGGATCTTCCGCAACGGGCCGGGCctgtcgagctcgcgccgctcgccgatgcTCGTGCCGACCAACGAGCTGGAGCCGGAACCGCAGCCGCAACgcaagcgcacgccgctcgataCCAGccgccccgcgccgccgatcgacTACAACACGATGATGAGCACCGTGACGAGCGCACCGATGGTGGTCGCGAAGCGCTTTTCCCGCCCTTCGTCCCGCACGTCGTACCGCTCGCGCCACGCAGAGTCGACCCTGTCGCGCAACTCggacgtgcagcgcacgccggacgcgccgccgaaaaTGCTCGAGGGTGACGAAACGTCGCTCGCATCAGGCTCCTCCGTCACCTCGATCGCCgtgccgcagccgccgccagCAGCAGGGCGTCCTACACCCGCCGAGATCGTGCGCAtggaggcgcaggccggtacggcgcgcgtgccgaacACGCCCGGCATGCCaagcgaggccgaggagcgggGGCAGTGGCGCGCACGTACCCAGGACTGGGTGCAGAacctgcgcctgccgccgtcgccggaCGGACCGGCGCCGGAGGAGAGCGTCGTGGACCGTGTGCGCCCTttgccgagcggctcgcgccgcgacacAAACAGCTCGCGCCTGAGCGACTGGACGatggacgcgacgcgcgtgcgcagctcgaatcgctcgtcgagcagcacgctcaTGCCGCgttcgccgtcgccggaTCACCGCACGAGCATGCCGAGCTACGATCCCGTGTCGCCCCGTACGCGCCCTACGCCGCagggcctcgcgccgcacctcgcggcACACAGCGAAACCACACCGCCGGTTCTCATGCCGAGTATCTCGGCGCAGATGGGGCACCACGGCTACCTCGTGCCCACGACCGAGGTGTTGAACCCGGGCCTGATCGGCCGCCCGCTCGGAAACGAGCCGCTGCTGACCGCTGAGGCGAGCGGTGTGCGTCCGATGcacgcggcgacgacgctgcCCGTGCCCCGGCCGCcgatccgcgagcgcgcctcgccgtccaACGACACAGTGGTGCCACGCACCaagtcgcccgcgccgtcgcggcggcgcacgcccagCGACTTTATCTttggcgaggtgctcggcgaggggtCGTACTCGACCGTAATCAAGGCGTGGGACCTGAACGACATCCCGGAAAcccagcgcgctgcgctgcagcggcgcccgagtgcgctcgaggcggccgcgggccacgacggcgcggcggcgctgccgggcGGTGTATCGGCGCGGGCGTACGCGGTCAAGGTCCTCGACAAGGTCCACATCCTCAAGGAAAAGAAGCAAAAGTATGTGCGTGTCGAAAAAGAGGCGCTGAGtctgctgctgcaccgccgcggcgttGTCACCTTGTACCATACCTTTCAGGACCGCGAGAGCCTCTACTTTGTGTTGGAGCTTGCGCCGAACGGCGAGTTTCTGCACTATCtacagcgcctcggctcgctcgacatggcctcggcctcgttctacgcggcgcagctcgcagACGCCATTGCCGGTATCCACGAGGCCGGTGTCATCCACCGCGACATCAAGCCGGAGAATatgctgctcgacgccaACATGCGTATTCTGGTCACCGACTTTGGCTCCGCCAAAATCCTCGGCAAGCTGGACAGCGCGCCAGGGAGCATCGCGAGCAGCACCGTGAGCATCGCGCCGACGGAAGCTTCGGACAACAGCCAAAACTCGCGCGGAAGCTTTGTGGGCACCGCCGAGTACGTCTCGcccgagctcctcggcgaaAAGACGGTCGGCATCCCGTCGGACTGGTGGGCGTTTGGCTGCGTCCTGTACCAGATGCTCGCCGGCCACTCGCCGTTCAAGGCGGCAAACGAGTACCAGACATTTCAGCGGATtctgcaccgccgcctcAGCTACCCGCCGCGGTTCCCCGACGTGGCCATCGAGCTGATCGACCAGCTCCTCTCGCTCGATCccgacgagcgcccggGCGCGAAAAAGGTCAAGGGGAGTGCCTTTTTTGCGCAGACCGACTTCCGCACGATCTGGACCGATCCTGTGCCGGAAATGAAGCAGGGGATCGTCGCCAAGAACCCGGGCACTGGCCGTTCGTTTTCCGATGGTCTCAAGGAGCTCGAATCGTCGTTTAATGCATTCCAGGCGCACGatgcgtcgtcgccgccgtcgtcgcACCCGACGCGTGATAGCAcgctctcgccgagcggcgcaacgGGCGACGAGTCGTCGGTCAGCtcctcggacgaggcgcgctcgtTCAGCCCACAGGCGGAGCGGCGTACGGCACTTATGCCTCCGATTCGGAGCGCGACAAGCGCAGTGCCAGAGAGGTCGCAGAATGCACAGGACAGCTCGTTCATGGCAGAAATGTACGACGATCTCATGTTGCCTAACGAGGTCGTGAGCTACTCGAGCCCAATTGTCTTGAAGCGCACGGGTGCGGGCGGCATGTTTTCCAAGCGCTGCCAGCTCTTGCTGACGAGCTACCCGCGGCTGCTGTGCGTAAGGGAaagcacgcgcacgctcaaGGTCCTCTGCGAAGTGATCCTACGCCCGGTCCCGCCCAACGTCACGGACGACCAGCGGGGTGGGGGCGTGtatgccgcgctcgagcgtaCCACCTCGCAGCGCAgtgcgacgacgcggcagcgcaggtcgcactcgctgcgcagccagccgtcgctgccggccaTGTCGTTCCAGTCGATGAATGCGCTTTCGCGGGGGCTGTCGCGCATGGGCGCCAACCGCACCGCAAGCGACGCATATTCGCGCTACCCGTCCAGCGGTACGCCGTCCAGCGTCGCTTCGCAGTCGGAAACCAACATGCCCGCGAGCCTGGGTCGCAGCCCGTCGGGTCGCGAAGACGCGCTTCGATTGCCGCTCGCGAATGAGAGCAAGTACGATAATTGGCTACTGAGTGTGGAAACCAAGGCGCCTCGCTCGTTTATTGTGAATACG CACACTCCAGCGCCCGTGC TGTTTGCTGGGTCTACCGCGGTGGCCCAGCCGATGGCGCTCATGGCGCGTGGTGGCCagtgcagcggcggcggccaagTGCTGCAGGA AATTGAGCAGGCGATCCTCGCGGTCCTTCCGATGCTCTCGCCCATCCTTACCGCCTTGGGCGCGCCCGAGGTGACTCCGATCCTTGGCCTCGTCCTCAAGgtgctcgagtcgctgcacCTCTTTTGCTAG
- a CDS encoding uncharacterized protein (SECRETED:SignalP(1-19)): protein MKWTPILSLALCLIALADAHQPLDLTSALRRMRRGNSRCGGSPELQHLESTLQKASPHVHKALYKVHNDHAQVNATAQHIHALLAKVQELC, encoded by the exons ATGAAGTGGACTCCTATTCTCTCGCTTGCTCTGTGCCTCATCGCCCTGG CCGACGCCCACCAGCCCCTTGACCTTACGTCCGCTCTGCGCCGTATGCGCCGCGGCAACagtcgctgcggcggctcgcccgagctgcagca CCTCGAGTCGACGCTGCAAAAGGCCTCGCCGCACGTCCACAAGGCCCTCTACAAGGTGCACAATGACCATGCCCAGGTTAACGCTACTGCGCAGCACATCCACGCGCTGCTTGCCAAGGTGCAGGAGCTGTGCTAG
- a CDS encoding uncharacterized protein (TransMembrane:2 (i73-93o128-147i); COG:S; EggNog:ENOG503P3PH), with translation MSQILGSAAKFVAGKQANEFAHRFEPEDPYYEYYEQNGKQKRRKRALPPGLSKKDAKILRKVMRRAHYLDKGFHICGIRFGWTFLIGLIPLAGDITDALLNYHLVVKKAKQVDGIPESLIRQMMMNNAVSIGVGVVPLVGDIALAAWKTNWRNAALLEKFLRERGAANLAGNGFDTQGGAGHSSAIGTQHATATGATHGGAAPPPVPHRPT, from the exons ATGTCGCAGATCCTGGGAAGTGCGGCGAAGTTTGTCGCTGGAAAGCAAGCCAACGAGTTCGCACACCGCTTTGAGCCCGAG GACCCCTACTATGAGTACTACGAGCAGAACGGCAAACAAAAACGCCGCAAG cgtgcgctgcctCCCGGTCTCTCGAAGAAGGATGCCAAGATCCTGCGCAAGGTgatgcgccgtgcgcactACCTCGACAAGGGGTTCCACATCTGCGGTATCCGTTTCGGTTGGACCTTCCTCATCGGCCTGATTCCGCTGGCTGGTGACATTACCGATGCCCTGCTCAACTACCACCTTGTGGTGAAGAAGGCGAAGCAGGTCGACGG TATTCCTGAATCGCTCATCCGCCAAATGATGATGAACAACGCGGTCTCGATTGGTGTCGGTGTCGTGCCGCTGGTGGGTGACATTGCCTTGGCCGCCTGGAAGACCAACTGGCGCAACGCAGCTCTGCTCGAAAAAT tcctgcgcgagcgcggcgcggccaaCCTTGCCGGCAACGGATTCGACACGcagggcggcgccggccacTCGTCCGcgatcggcacgcagcacgcgaCCGCCACCGGCGCCACGCACGGCGGAGCCGCTCCTCCTCCCGTTCCGCATCGCCCTACGTAG
- the HEM13_1 gene encoding coproporphyrinogen oxidase (BUSCO:EOG09262CUO; EggNog:ENOG503NUJX; COG:H): MFKPLALRAARSQMRLSAAPVPMRQLNQSHGPRRAISMQPHVLRKAMAVASLGAAAALTLAIQGACGGGVVECDAPTEPKNASTKVSHKLDVSHLDESVLTDPSVPMRTRMATYVKLLQSRIVHAVQAEENSEKHGDDTKNFLVESWERKEGGEGISCVMQDGKVFEKAGVNVSVVYGKLPPAAIRQMSADHSGLVERIGYKTEGPDAEVDNMPFFATGLSLVIHPRNPFAPTAHMNYRYFELSHPKTLKDGSPNPRYSEEPAAWWFGGGSDLTPTYLFAEDARHFHETLKNAADQQDAAFYPAWKKWCDSYFRITHRNESRGVGGIFFDDLTLPTWNKGTPTFIPVFDGQKHKAEQLVSAKQHDRETLFRTVRALGDAFVPAYIPLVEMRKNMPYTQQNLDWQHLRRGRYVEFNLVYDRGTKFGLMTPGARIESILMSLPLEARWEYMDGTTGTGRENSTAALMDKAEKAASHPTGEMAARDEIQDVLEHPRDWA, encoded by the coding sequence ATGTTCAAGCCGCTGGCTctccgcgctgcgcggtcGCAGATGCGCCTGTCTGCGGCACCGGTGCCTATGCGCCAGCTGAATCAGTCGCATGGTCCCCGGCGTGCGATTTCTATGCAGCCGCACGTtctgcgcaaggcgatgGCCGTTGCGTCGCTCGGtgcggctgctgcgctcacgctcgcgatccagggcgcgtgcggcggggGTGTGGTCGAGTGCGATGCACCGACAGAGCCCAAGAATGCGTCGACCAAGGTCTCGCACAAGCTCGACGTGtcgcacctcgacgagtCGGTGCTGACCGATCCTTCGgtgccgatgcgcacgcgcatgGCGACCTACGTCAAGCTCCTGCAGAGCCGTATCGTGCATGCAGTGCAGGCCGAGGAAAACTCGGAGAAGCATGGCGATGATACCAAGAACTTCCTTGTTGAGTCCTgggagcgcaaggaggGTGGCGAAGGCATTTCGTGCGTCATGCAGGACGGCAAGGTCTTTGAAAAGGCCGGCGTGAACGTCAGTGTGGTGTACGGCAAGCTTCCTCCGGCTGCCATCCGCCAAATGTCGGCGGACCACAGCGGACTGGTGGAGCGCATCGGGTACAAGACCGAGGGCCCCGACGCCGAAGTGGACAACATGCCGTTCTTTGCGACGGGTCTCAGCCTCGTGATCCATCCCCGCAATCCTTTCgcaccgacggcgcacATGAACTACCGCTACTTTGAGCTGTCGCACCCCAAGACGCTCAAAGACGGTTCGCCGAATCCTCGCTACTCGGAGgagccggcggcgtggtggttcggcggcggctccgACCTGACGCCGACCTACCTCTTTGCGGAGGACGCGCGCCACTTCCACGAAACGCTCAAGAACGCCGCGGACCAGCAGGATGCCGCCTTTTACCCCGCGTGGAAGAAGTGGTGCGACAGTTACTTCCGCATTACGCACCGCAACGAGTCCCGTGGCGTCGGTGGCATCTTCTTTGACGACCTGACGCTTCCCACCTGGAACAAGGGCACGCCGACGTTTATTCCTGTCTTTGACGGCCAGAAGCACAAGGCCGAACAGCTCGTCTCTGCCAAGCAGCACGATCGCGAGACGCTTTTCCGtacggtgcgtgcgctgggcgATGCGTTTGTTCCGGCGTACATTCCCCTGGTGGAAATGCGCAAGAACATGCCGTACACGCAGCAGAACCTCGACTGGcagcacctgcgccgcggccgctaCGTCGAGTTCAACCTCGTGTACGACCGCGGGACCAAGTTTGGTCTCAtgacgccgggcgcgcgcaTTGAGAGCATTCTCATGAGCCTGCCTCTCGAGGCACGCTGGGAGTATATGGACGGCACGACCGGTACCGGCCGCGAGAACTCGACCGCCGCCTTGATGGACAAGGCGGAGAAGGCCGCGTCGCATCCGACTGGAGAAATGGCCGCACGGGACGAGATCCAGGATGTGCTGGAGCACCCCCGCGACTGGGCATAG
- the eso1 gene encoding DNA-directed DNA polymerase (COG:L; EggNog:ENOG503NW7V; BUSCO:EOG09261801) encodes MSYQTTTEAHRYRYVEGEREGRGETASGSIYDRPVRAEPVVTFRHLLSTTFEASNPLRVIAHCDVDAAYAQFEAARLGIDCKTTPLAVLQWTSLIAVNYAARAHGVNRFNCTLEQAKERCPSLQLIHVASYGPGDDTPQYYKNPSSKTHKISLDLYRRESKKIMEIFQRRLLHHSSGTHLGFDLAPVVADCWAPSLLAMQEGSVDDDILFEKASIDESFFDLSVYVRKELMHRFPLLDIRRDVERATAEERAPMLDAPLPPLPLFVKQELVKKSWTLLGAWWPSEQDNVDTTQQASQASDDEAAITDMTWLDVAYSIAAERMIAVRKHIVEQLGYTTSAGIAENKALAKLCSSHRKPCSQTLLLPRYVLDFLEPLPFRKIRFLGGKLGAEVADAWGDSTVGELWPISASEMQSRFGADGRWLYDLFRGMDRSDVSRRTSNRSMMSAKNFQPALVSYAKGLHWLSIMSAELSARLQEEREECPLLYPRSLVLRYLVSGTSGTRSQQMPFGFVRNEELAKEIYGKAEKLWSQGIGQSLERATGPDRVGIATLSLSFAGLERQSRDQQQLHTFFEPKRKRAPSDEAPEPEHEPLPPRAPTDAHTEAPAEAPAEAPAEAPAEAAYERVTDHDTQTEMARWCCRRCDHQASVPMFDDPDEEDAPRRSYEVILDRLRLEHVHWHMALDLAADL; translated from the coding sequence ATGAGCTACCAAACGACGACGGAGGCGCATCGGTACCGTTATGTCGAAGGAGAGAGGGAGGGGAGGGGGGAGACGGCCTCTGGGAGTATATACGATCGTCCTGTGCGTGCAGAGCCGGTAGTAACGTTCCGCCACCTGCTCAGCACGACATTCGAAGCGTCGAATCCGTTGCGCGTCATTGCGCACTGCGACGTCGATGCGGCGTACGCGCAGTTTGAAGCGGCGCGGCTGGGGATCGACTGCAAAACTACGCCACTTGCTGTGCTGCAGTGGACAAGCCTGATTGCAGTGAATtatgcggcgcgcgcacacGGCGTGAACCGCTTCAActgcacgctcgagcaggccaaAGAGCGGTGCCCGTCGCTGCAGCTTATCCACGTCGCGTCGTACGGGCCCGGGGACGATACGCCGCAGTACTACAAGAACCCAAGCAGCAAGACGCACAAAATTTCGCTGGACCTCTATCGGCGAGAGTCGAAAAAGATTATGGAAATCTTTCAGCGGCGGCTGCTGCACCACTCGTCCGGCACGCACCTGGGCTTTGACCTCGCACCGGTGGTGGCCGACTGCTGGGCACCGAGCCTGCTTGCGATGCAAGAGGGgagcgtcgacgacgatATCCTGTTTGAGAAAGCGTCGATCGACGAGTCGTTCTTTGACCTCTCTGTCTATgtgcgcaaagagctcATGCACCGCTTCCCTCTACTCGATATTCGCAGagacgtcgagcgcgcgacggccgaggAACGTGCACCAatgctcgatgcgccgcttccCCCGCTGCCGTTGTTTGTCAAGCAGGAGCTTGTCAAGAAGTCTTGGACCTTGCTCGGCGCTTGGTGGCCGTCCGAGCAGGATAATGTCGACACGACGCAGCAGGCGTCGCAAGCGTctgacgacgaggcggcgatTACCGACATGACGTGGTTGGATGTGGCCTATTCCATTGCTGCAGAGCGCATGATCGCCGTACGCAAGCACattgtcgagcagctcggctACACGACATCGGCGGGCATTGCAGAGAACAAGGCACTGGCCAAGCTGTGCTCGTCCCATCGCAAACCGTGCAGCCAGACACTCTTGCTGCCGCGGTACGTGCTCGACTTTCTGGAGCCCCTTCCTTTTCGCAAGATCCGCTTCCTCGGCGGGAAGCTCGGCGCAGAGGTCGCGGATGCGTGGGGGGACTCGaccgtcggcgagctctgGCCGATTTCCGCGTCCGAGATGCAGAGCCGGTTCGGTGCGGATGGCCGCTGGCTATATGACCTTTTTCGCGGCATGGACCGCTCGGACGTCagccggcgcacgtccaACCGGTCGATGATGTCGGCGAAGAACTTCCAGCCTGCGCTCGTCTCGTACGCAAAAGGGCTGCACTGGCTCTCGATCATGTCTGCCGAGCTCAGCGCGCGTCTGCAAGAAGAGCGCGAAGAGTGCCCGCTGCTGTACCCCCGCTCCCTCGTGCTGCGGTACCTCGTGAGCGGTACAtccggcacgcgcagccAGCAGATGCCGTTCGGCTTTGTGCGCAACGAGGAGTTGGCCAAAGAGATCTACGGCAAGGCCGAGAAACTATGGAGCCAAGGCATCGGGCAGAGCTTGGAGCGGGCGACTGGCCCCGACCGTGTCGGTATAGCCACGCTTTCGCTCTCGTTTGCAGGCTTGGAGCGGCAGTCTCGGGaccagcagcagctgcatACCTTTTTTGAGCCGAAgcggaagcgcgcgccgtccgacgaggcgcccgagcctGAGCACGAGCCTCTGCCACCCAGGGCCCCCACCGATGCGCATACAGAGGCTCCTGCCGAGGCCCCTGCCGAGGCCCCTGCCGAGGCccctgccgaggccgcctACGAAAGAGTCACGGACCATGATACCCAAACAGAAATGGCCCGCTGGTGCTGCCGTCGCTGTGACCACCAGGCATCTGTCCCGATGTTTGACGAcccggacgaggaggacgccCCGCGCCGTAGCTACGAGGTGatcctcgaccgcctgcgcctcgagcacgttCACTGGCACATGGCACTggacctcgccgcggaCCTATAG
- the PRP45 gene encoding mRNA splicing protein (BUSCO:EOG09264DT4; EggNog:ENOG503NY30; COG:A; COG:B), protein MAAPGGALTLHVDAEGKARYDAIVQQGRRDGQHVQSQFKDLIPLSEREESKDQKRSLDRPSEEEVSATADRTRQALEQIVHGKIKAAQPKNVPNSSGSTSYLRYTPASQGQDGKKQRIIKMSEVVEDPLEPPRHKFKKVPGGPPSPPPPVLRSPPRKVTAQEQKEWMIPPCISNWKNNKGYTIPLDKRLAADGRGLQDVYINDNFAQFSEALHLADRHAREEVRQRNQMQEKIAAKEKAMREENLRSLAQRAREARAGVAPSNGSRVAATGGEMPAAMAGYGSSDSDDEEDDEAAAERNRLREERRRERERDLRMSNMGKEQRARAFAKEQNRDVSEKVALGLAKPTMSKESMTDARLFNRESLSNTFGSDDSYNLYDKPLFQGSSAAAAIYRRPGTGGADDIYGGGTESGISAELENDRFGLGKSKGFEGSQFQEQRAGPVQFEKDASDPFAIDQFLEEAKRGTKRAGLEDPAHAKRPRDTSP, encoded by the coding sequence ATGGCGGCACCCGGCGGAGCGCTTACGCTCCATGTGGACGCAGAAGGCAAGGCGCGGTACGATGCTATCGTGCAACagggccgccgcgacggccaGCACGTACAGTCGCAATTCAAGGACCTGATCCCCCTCTCGGAGCGTGAAGAGTCCAAGGACCAGAAGCGGTCGTTGGATCGCCCCTCGGAAGAGGAAGTGTCTGCCACGGCGGACCGTACGCGCCAGGCACTCGAGCAGATTGTGCACGGCAAGAtcaaggcggcgcagcccaAGAATGTGCCGAACAGCAGCGGGAGCACGTCCTATCTGCGCTATACGCCTGCTTCTCAGGGCCAGGACGGCAAGAAGCAGCGCATCATCAAGATGTCCGAGGTGGTCGAGGACCCGCTggagccgccgcggcacaAGTTCAAAAAGGTGCCGGGCGGCCCCCCCAGCcccccgccgccggtcCTGCGCAGTCCCCCTCGCAAGGTTACGGCACAGGAGCAGAAAGAGTGGATGATCCCCCCCTGCATTTCGAACTGGAAGAACAACAAGGGTTACACTATTCCCCTGgacaagcgcctcgcggcaGACGGTCGCGGCCTGCAAGACGTGTACATTAATGATAACTTTGCGCAGTTCTCCGaagcgctgcacctcgccgaccgccatgcgcgcgaggaagtgcgccagcgcaacCAGATGCAAGAAAAGATTGCTGCGAAGGAGAAAGCGATGCGCGAAGAGAACCTGCGctcgcttgcgcagcgtgcgcgtgaggcgcgtgccggcgtTGCGCCCTCGAACGGCAGCCGTGTTGCTGCGACCGGTGGCGAGATGCCTGCGGCGATGGCCGGCTACGGCAGCAGcgacagcgacgacgaggaggacgacgaggcggcggccgagcgtaACCGCCTGCGtgaggagcgccgccgcgagcgcgagcgcgatcTGCGCATGAGCAATATGGGCAAGGAGcaacgcgcgcgcgcctttgCCAAGGAGCAGAACCGCGACGTTTCCGAAAAGGTCGCGCTTGGCCTCGCGAAGCCGACGATGAGCAAAGAGTCGATGACCGACGCGCGTCTCTTCAACCGCGAGTCGTTGTCGAACACGTTTGGAAGCGACGACTCGTACAACCTCTACGACAAGCCCCTGTTCCAGGGCTCCTCGGCTGCTGCAGCCATTTATCGCCGCCCTGGAACCGGCGGTGCAGACGACATCTATGGAGGGGGCACCGAGAGCGGGATCAGTGCTGAGCTCGAAAACGACCGCTTCGGCCTCGGGAAGTCCAAGGGTTTCGAGGGGTCACAGTTCCAAGAGCAACGTGCAGGTCCCGTGCAGTTCGAGAAGGATGCCAGCGATCCATTCGCTATTGACCAATTCCTCGAAGAGGCCAAGCGCGGCACGAAACGTGCGGGGCTCGAAGACCCTGCGCACGCGAAGCGCCCCCGTGACACCTCGCCATAG